The genomic DNA CAGATTGATGTAGCAGATAAGCTTGATTTAAATATTTGGGGTTGGTCTCCTTGTGCGGCTGTTTCTTCTAAGTATATTTACGATAGTGAAAATGGAGTTCCTGGTTTAGAGCAATATGGTAATGCTGGAAATCCGCGCAATAATCCTGTTGCTATATATGTTAGTTTTTTAGCGTTAGGTGTATTGTCTGGGTATGATGTAGCAAGCCCTCAAATACAAGCTACATTAGAAAATTTAGAAGCAATGATAAGTTTAAATCCAGATGTCAATAATTCAAATTATGGATTCCTAGATTCAATAACACAAGACGGGGAAGTTTCACCATTTATATTAGGATTGGATAAAGGCATGGAAGTTATTGGTATGTTCAATGCCTACCGAAGAAGTAGTGGTAATCAGGGAATAGAAGGTTATTTTTGGCAGTATTTGGAAGAAAACGGAATGACAGATACAGTAAGAGAACTTCTTGGTCAACGTAGTAAAGAAATTTTGACGACAATCGGCGTTGAGAATATGTAGTATTTTTATATAGTTTTTTCAAATTTATCTTTTTGCAAATATAAAGTGTGCTTGTTTTTTAAGACCTTTCTAGTATAATCTTATCCACTAATTAAATGAGGAGGAAGATATGGTAGGACTAGATTTATTGAAAGAGAGATGTGATAGTGATAGTTTAGAGAAGATTTCTGGCTTGGGCCAGGAGGTTGTTGATTTTATCGTTAAGTATGTTGAGCTCTGTAATCCCGATAGCGTATTTATTAGAAACGATTCAGATCAGGATGCAGAGTATGTTAGAAGCAAGACGCTAGAGCTTGGAGAGGAGAGATCTCTTAAGAAGAGCGGTCATACCATTCATTTTGATGGTATCCGTGATCAGGCTAGAGATAAAGAGAATACTAAATTTTTGGTCACTCCAGACTCTAAACTCGAAGGCCTTAACTCTATCGATAGAGTTAAAGGATTAGATGAGATAGAAGGGCTGCTTAAAGATATTATGAAGGGTAAAGAGATGTACGTTCTCTTTATGGGTTTAGGTCCTGTTGATTCTGAATTCTCTGTTTATGCTGTTCAAATAACAGATTCTTCTTATGTATCCCATTCCGAAGATATTCTCTATAGGGGAGCATATGAGGTTTTTAAGAAAAACCCGGATCTTGATTTCTTTAGATATGTTCATTCAGCAGGAGAGTTAGATGAAAACAAAGCAAGTAAGAATATAGATAAGAGGCGCGTTTATGTTGATTTCTCAGAAGATACAGTATATTCGACAAATACTCAGTATGCCGGCAATACTGTAGGTTTAAAGAAGCTGGCTCTTCGCCTTGCAATAAAAAAGGCTGACCATGAAGGTTGGCTTGCTGAGCATATGTTTGTTATGGCTGTACATGATGAAGATGGCAATAAGAACTATTTTACAGGGGCCTATCCATCGTCTTGCGGTAAGACTTCTACTTGTATGGTGGAAGGTGAAAGAATTATAGGAGATGATATTGCTTATTTAAAGAAGAGAGATGATAGAGTCTATGCTGTTAATGTTGAGAGGGGTATATTCGGTATTATGAAAGATGTTAACTCTGATGATGCTCCATTGATATGGGAGGCACTCAATAAAGAAGGAGAGGCGATATTCTCAAATATACTGATTAAAGACAAAACTCCTTATTGGAAAAACGATGGCAGGGTTACTCCGGATGATGGAGAGAACTTTTCAGGGTCTTGGCATGTAGGCAAAAAAAATGAATCCGGCAATGAGATTCCTTTTGCTCATCCTAACGCAAGATATACAATAAGTCTTAAGAATTTAGAGAATGTAGATAGTGAGCTAGATAATCCTAAAGGAGTATTTGTAAAAGGGGTAATCTATGGCGGCAGGGATTCTAATACCTGGGTACCTGTATTTGAAAGCTTCAATTGGATTCATGGTGTTGTCTCAATTGCAGCGTCTTTGGAGTCTGAGACAACTGCAGCAACTTTGGGCAAAACCGGAGAGCGTAAGTTTAATCTGATGGCTAATTTAGATTTTCTGTCTATTCCAATAGGAAAATATCTAAAGAACCATCTTGATTTTGTAAAAGATATTAAAGAGCCCCCGGTTATATTCGGTGTAAATTATTTTCTACTTAATGAGCATGGCGAGTATATAAGCGGTATGCATGATAAGAGGGTGTGGCTTAAATGGATGGAACTAAGAGTAAACAAGAAGGTAGGTGCAGTCAGTACCCCTATAGGGAGCATTCCTGAATGTAAAGATTTAGAGAGGCTGTTTAAAGAATTATTGAATAAAGAGTTCTCTTTGGATGAATACAATATGTTCTTCAGCATTAGATGTCCTCAGAACTTAGAGAAGATTGAGAGAATAAGGAATATCTATAATGGATTTAAAGATATTCCTGAAGAGATCTTCTCTATATTAAGTGAGCAAGAGAGCAGAGTTAAAGAGGCTCAGGATAAATTCGGCGATTTAATAATCCCAGATAAATTTATTTAAAATGGGAATAACGTATCTATCCAAAAAAGCTTATGAAAAATTAAGGGAAGAGCTTAAGCATCTTAAGTTTGTTAAGCGTAGGCAGATCTCTAAAGACTTAGAGCATGCTAGGTCCTTAGGAGACTTAAAAGAGAATGCCGAGTACCATGCAGCTAAAGAGTCGCAGGGGTTGAACGAGAAAAAGATCTATGAGATAGAGGCAAAGCTCTCAACAGTTGAATTTATTGATAATCTTGATATTTCAAAAGATGAGATAAGGATAGGAGCAAAGGTCAAGCTGCTTGATCTTGGCGATAAACAGGAGTGTGAGTACCAATTGGTCGGTGCTGATGAATCTAATCCTTCAGAAGGGTTTATCTCTGTTGATTCACCTATAGGAAGGGCTCTTCTGGGGCATAAGAGAGAAGATGAGCTGGATATAAAAATTCCGGCTGGAGTCTTAAAATATAGAGTCATCGATATTTCTCGGTAAGATTTACCTGTAGAGCTTGTTTGTAATAGCTAATCTTTTATCAATTTTTTATCTTCTATAGTTTTCATTAATACAGCTATATTCTATCTCTTTTCTACTGTGATATTGCTGGAAAGAGTAGTTTTTTCGTTTAATAGGTAATATAATGGATCTCAAGTCTCTTTAAGTTTAACGTTAATATTTTATTTTTTGAAGACAGCTATAATAGTTCCAACCTACAATGAGAGAGAGAACATCCTTTTCCTTATAGATATATTAAGGAAGAGATATCCTGAGTTTGATCTCTTAGTTATTGACGATAACTCTCCCGATATGACTTATGAAGTGGTTAGAGAGTTCTCTATGAGGGATGATAAAGTCAAACTGCTCTTTAGAGAAAGAAAGGAGGGTTTAGGCAGGGCGCTCTGTTCTGGCTATCGCTATAGTATGGCCAATGGTTATCAAAGGTTAATACAGCTTGATGCTGATTTCTCTCATCCTCCTGAGTATATTGATTTAATATTAAAAGGTTTGAACTCTGCAGGCCTTGTTATAGCCTCCAGAAATATAGCCGGAGGCGGGGTTGAGAATTGGTCTCTGTTTAGGATATTAGTGAGCCGTTTAGCCAATCTGGCAACTAGTATTATGCTAAGACTAGGAGTGAGAGATGCAACCTCTGGTTTTAGAGGGTTCTCAAGAGATTTTATAGAAGATTTTATAAAAAAAGGCCCTATATCTAGAGGTTATATTATCCAAGTTGAGACAACCTTCTATGCTAGAAGATTGGGTTATGGTATAAAAGAAGTACCTTTTATATATAGAGAGCGGGAAAGAGGTAAGTCAAAGTTAGATATCAAGGAAGTTTTGATTTCGGTTTTTACACTCATAAGGCTTGCTTTTAAAAGATGTAATTGAATAATTAAGCTATTACGTATAGAATTTTTAAAATGAAATACAGATTTTTATTGATATTATTGGTGCTCTCGATGGGTTGTGCAACTATGCCTTCTGGCAGATACTCTTCTTATTATAGAGAGATAGATGAAAAAGGGCATATATCTTTAAATGAATTTGCCAGGAAGCATGATTTTCAGATAGACTTTGATCCTTTTCTTAAGAAAGTATATCTTACCAAAGGAGATAGCATAGAGCTGATATTTGCATTGGAATCTTCAGTAGCCTTGCTCAATGATCAGGTTCTTAGGCTGCAGGACAGTTTAAAAGTAGAGAGAGGAGATATTAGGCTCTCTTCCCAAAGTGCCAGAATGATTATAAATCAGATCTACTATGATAAGAAGCCTCAGGAAAAGAAGCAGAAGAAGATATCGGATATCCATAGAGTGCATACTATTGTATTAGATCCCGGACATGGTGGAAAAGATCCCGGGGCAATAGGTGTAAGCGGGGTTAAAGAGAAAGATCTGGTTTTAAGTATAGCAAAGATACTTAAATCTAAACTGGCGTCTGCAGGTTATAAGGTAAAGATGACACGTAGCGATGATAGTTATGTTTCACTCTGGAATAGAGTTGCTTTTGCTAACCGTGAGGGAGCGGATCTCTTTCTCTCGATACATGCTAACAGTGCCCGGGCAAAGAGCGCCTCTGGGTTTGAGGTTTTTTATCTTTCAGAGGCAAGCGATGAAAGCGCAAGGTCGCTTGCTGCAGCTGAGAACTATCCCTTGGGGTTTGAGGAGAGCCTATCTCAAGATTTAAATGTTCAGGCAACTATCTGGGACCTTCTGTATACTGAGAATAGAAAAGATGCAATAAAGCTAGGCAGAAAGATATGTTTAGCCATGGATAGCTTGGTTTCAACGAAAAATAGAGGTTTAAAGAGCGCTAATTTTTATATTT from Candidatus Kaelpia aquatica includes the following:
- the greA gene encoding transcription elongation factor GreA gives rise to the protein MGITYLSKKAYEKLREELKHLKFVKRRQISKDLEHARSLGDLKENAEYHAAKESQGLNEKKIYEIEAKLSTVEFIDNLDISKDEIRIGAKVKLLDLGDKQECEYQLVGADESNPSEGFISVDSPIGRALLGHKREDELDIKIPAGVLKYRVIDISR
- a CDS encoding N-acetylmuramoyl-L-alanine amidase, yielding MKYRFLLILLVLSMGCATMPSGRYSSYYREIDEKGHISLNEFARKHDFQIDFDPFLKKVYLTKGDSIELIFALESSVALLNDQVLRLQDSLKVERGDIRLSSQSARMIINQIYYDKKPQEKKQKKISDIHRVHTIVLDPGHGGKDPGAIGVSGVKEKDLVLSIAKILKSKLASAGYKVKMTRSDDSYVSLWNRVAFANREGADLFLSIHANSARAKSASGFEVFYLSEASDESARSLAAAENYPLGFEESLSQDLNVQATIWDLLYTENRKDAIKLGRKICLAMDSLVSTKNRGLKSANFYILRGAQMPAVLVEVGFISNKYEESNLNTWRFKSNIAEALVRGVESYEKEYLVSHGYNR
- a CDS encoding phosphoenolpyruvate carboxykinase (GTP) is translated as MVGLDLLKERCDSDSLEKISGLGQEVVDFIVKYVELCNPDSVFIRNDSDQDAEYVRSKTLELGEERSLKKSGHTIHFDGIRDQARDKENTKFLVTPDSKLEGLNSIDRVKGLDEIEGLLKDIMKGKEMYVLFMGLGPVDSEFSVYAVQITDSSYVSHSEDILYRGAYEVFKKNPDLDFFRYVHSAGELDENKASKNIDKRRVYVDFSEDTVYSTNTQYAGNTVGLKKLALRLAIKKADHEGWLAEHMFVMAVHDEDGNKNYFTGAYPSSCGKTSTCMVEGERIIGDDIAYLKKRDDRVYAVNVERGIFGIMKDVNSDDAPLIWEALNKEGEAIFSNILIKDKTPYWKNDGRVTPDDGENFSGSWHVGKKNESGNEIPFAHPNARYTISLKNLENVDSELDNPKGVFVKGVIYGGRDSNTWVPVFESFNWIHGVVSIAASLESETTAATLGKTGERKFNLMANLDFLSIPIGKYLKNHLDFVKDIKEPPVIFGVNYFLLNEHGEYISGMHDKRVWLKWMELRVNKKVGAVSTPIGSIPECKDLERLFKELLNKEFSLDEYNMFFSIRCPQNLEKIERIRNIYNGFKDIPEEIFSILSEQESRVKEAQDKFGDLIIPDKFI
- a CDS encoding polyprenol monophosphomannose synthase, with translation MKTAIIVPTYNERENILFLIDILRKRYPEFDLLVIDDNSPDMTYEVVREFSMRDDKVKLLFRERKEGLGRALCSGYRYSMANGYQRLIQLDADFSHPPEYIDLILKGLNSAGLVIASRNIAGGGVENWSLFRILVSRLANLATSIMLRLGVRDATSGFRGFSRDFIEDFIKKGPISRGYIIQVETTFYARRLGYGIKEVPFIYRERERGKSKLDIKEVLISVFTLIRLAFKRCN